A region of Neovison vison isolate M4711 chromosome 7, ASM_NN_V1, whole genome shotgun sequence DNA encodes the following proteins:
- the LOC122912053 gene encoding cytochrome P450 2F5 isoform X2, producing the protein MDSLSIAILLGLLALTSLFLTLSSRGKGRLPPGPRPLPFLGNLLQLRSQDMLTSLTKLSKEYGCVYTVHLGPRRVVVLSGYQAVKEALVDQGEDFSGRGDYPVFFNFTKGNGIAFSNGDRWKVLRRFSVQILRNFGMGKRSIEERILEEGSFLLAELRKTEGKPFDPTFVLSRSVSNIICSVIFGSRFDYDDERLLTIIRLINDNFQIMSGPWGELYNIFPSLLDWVPGPHRRLFQNYGCMKDLIARSVRDHQDSLDPNSPRDFIDCFLNKMAQEKQDPHSHFHMDTLLMTTHNLLFGGTETVGTTLRHAFLVLMKYPKVQARVQEEIDRVVGRARLPALEDRAAMPYTDAVIHEVQRFADVIPMNLPHRVTRDTAFRGFLIPKGTDIITLLNTVHYDPSQFLTPQEFNPEHFLDANQSFKKNPAFMPFSAGRRLCLGESLARMELFLYLTAILQSFSLQPLGAPEDIDLTPLSSGLGNLPRPFQLCLRPR; encoded by the exons ATGGACAGTCTGAGCATAGCCATCTTGCTTGGGCTCCTGGCTCTCACCAGTCTGTTCCTGACCCTCAGTTCAAGGGGCAAGGGCCGGTTGCCTCCGGGCCCCAGGCCCCTCCCATTCCTGGGAAACCTGCTGCAGCTTCGCTCCCAAGACATGCTGACCTCTCTCACCAAG ctgagcaaggagtaTGGCTGTGTGTACACGGTGCACCTGGGGCCCAGGCGCGTGGTGGTCCTCAGCGGGTACCAAGCTGTGAAGGAGGCCCTTGTGGACCAAGGGGAGGATTTTAGTGGTCGTGGTGACTACCCTGTCTTTTTCAACTTCACTAAGGGCAATG gcATCGCCTTCTCCAACGGGGACCGGTGGAAGGTCCTGAGGAGGTTCTCTGTCCAGATTCTGCGGAACTTCGGGATGGGGAAGAGGAGCATTGAGGAGCGGATTCTGGAGGAAGGCAGCTTCCTGCTGGCAGAGCTAAGGAAAACTGAAG GCAAGCCCTTCGACCCCACGTTTGTGCTCAGCCGCTCCGTGTCCAACATTATCTGCTCTGTGATCTTCGGCAGCCGCTTTGACTACGACGATGAGCGTCTGCTCACCATTATCCGCCTCATCAATGACAACTTCCAAATCATGAGCGGCCCCTGGGGAGAG TTGTACAACATCTTTCCGAGCCTCCTGGACTGGGTACCCGGGCCGCACCGACGCCTTTTCCAGAACTACGGGTGCATGAAGGACCTCATCGCCCGCAGCGTCCGCGACCACCAGGACTCCCTCGACCCCAACTCTCCCCGGGACTTCATTGATTGCTTCCTCAACAAGATGGCACAA GAAAAGCAGGACCCGCACAGCCACTTCCACATGGATACCCTGCTGATGACCACACATAACCTGCTCTTTGGCGGCACCGAGACTGTGGGCACCACGCTGCGCCACGCCTTCCTTGTGCTCATGAAGTACCCAAAAGTGCAAG CCCGCGTACAGGAGGAGATCGACCGCGTAGTGGGTCGCGCGCGGCTGCCGGCGCTGGAGGACCGCGCGGCCATGCCTTATACAGATGCGGTGATCCACGAGGTGCAGCGCTTCGCAGACGTCATCCCCATGAACTTGCCGCACCGCGTCACTCGGGACACAGCCTTTCGCGGCTTCCTGATACCCAAG GGCACAGATATCATCACCCTCCTTAACACAGTTCACTATGACCCCAGCCAGTTCCTGACACCCCAGGAATTCAACCCTGAGCATTTTCTGGATGCCAATCAGTCCTTCAAGAAGAACCCTGCCTTCATGCCTTTCTCAGCTG GTCGCCGACTGTGCCTGGGCGAGTCGCTGGCGCGCATGGAACTCTTCCTCTACCTCACCGCCATCCTGCAGAGCTTCTCGCTGCAGCCGCTGGGGGCGCCCGAGGACATCGACCTGACGCCGCTCAGCTCCGGGCTCGGCAACTTACCGCGGCCTTTCCAGCTGTGCCTGCGCCCGCGCTGA
- the LOC122912053 gene encoding cytochrome P450 2F5 isoform X1: MDSLSIAILLGLLALTSLFLTLSSRGKGRLPPGPRPLPFLGNLLQLRSQDMLTSLTKLSKEYGCVYTVHLGPRRVVVLSGYQAVKEALVDQGEDFSGRGDYPVFFNFTKGNGIAFSNGDRWKVLRRFSVQILRNFGMGKRSIEERILEEGSFLLAELRKTEGKPFDPTFVLSRSVSNIICSVIFGSRFDYDDERLLTIIRLINDNFQIMSGPWGELYNIFPSLLDWVPGPHRRLFQNYGCMKDLIARSVRDHQDSLDPNSPRDFIDCFLNKMAQEKQDPHSHFHMDTLLMTTHNLLFGGTETVGTTLRHAFLVLMKYPKVQARVQEEIDRVVGRARLPALEDRAAMPYTDAVIHEVQRFADVIPMNLPHRVTRDTAFRGFLIPKGTDIITLLNTVHYDPSQFLTPQEFNPEHFLDANQSFKKNPAFMPFSAGESHADKSQGLWGPIFLPTFLIPLFKPSRFFIPPHPQLWVCRDICSPSQLCSYSQIKWLKILAEGGGEAGY, from the exons ATGGACAGTCTGAGCATAGCCATCTTGCTTGGGCTCCTGGCTCTCACCAGTCTGTTCCTGACCCTCAGTTCAAGGGGCAAGGGCCGGTTGCCTCCGGGCCCCAGGCCCCTCCCATTCCTGGGAAACCTGCTGCAGCTTCGCTCCCAAGACATGCTGACCTCTCTCACCAAG ctgagcaaggagtaTGGCTGTGTGTACACGGTGCACCTGGGGCCCAGGCGCGTGGTGGTCCTCAGCGGGTACCAAGCTGTGAAGGAGGCCCTTGTGGACCAAGGGGAGGATTTTAGTGGTCGTGGTGACTACCCTGTCTTTTTCAACTTCACTAAGGGCAATG gcATCGCCTTCTCCAACGGGGACCGGTGGAAGGTCCTGAGGAGGTTCTCTGTCCAGATTCTGCGGAACTTCGGGATGGGGAAGAGGAGCATTGAGGAGCGGATTCTGGAGGAAGGCAGCTTCCTGCTGGCAGAGCTAAGGAAAACTGAAG GCAAGCCCTTCGACCCCACGTTTGTGCTCAGCCGCTCCGTGTCCAACATTATCTGCTCTGTGATCTTCGGCAGCCGCTTTGACTACGACGATGAGCGTCTGCTCACCATTATCCGCCTCATCAATGACAACTTCCAAATCATGAGCGGCCCCTGGGGAGAG TTGTACAACATCTTTCCGAGCCTCCTGGACTGGGTACCCGGGCCGCACCGACGCCTTTTCCAGAACTACGGGTGCATGAAGGACCTCATCGCCCGCAGCGTCCGCGACCACCAGGACTCCCTCGACCCCAACTCTCCCCGGGACTTCATTGATTGCTTCCTCAACAAGATGGCACAA GAAAAGCAGGACCCGCACAGCCACTTCCACATGGATACCCTGCTGATGACCACACATAACCTGCTCTTTGGCGGCACCGAGACTGTGGGCACCACGCTGCGCCACGCCTTCCTTGTGCTCATGAAGTACCCAAAAGTGCAAG CCCGCGTACAGGAGGAGATCGACCGCGTAGTGGGTCGCGCGCGGCTGCCGGCGCTGGAGGACCGCGCGGCCATGCCTTATACAGATGCGGTGATCCACGAGGTGCAGCGCTTCGCAGACGTCATCCCCATGAACTTGCCGCACCGCGTCACTCGGGACACAGCCTTTCGCGGCTTCCTGATACCCAAG GGCACAGATATCATCACCCTCCTTAACACAGTTCACTATGACCCCAGCCAGTTCCTGACACCCCAGGAATTCAACCCTGAGCATTTTCTGGATGCCAATCAGTCCTTCAAGAAGAACCCTGCCTTCATGCCTTTCTCAGCTGGTGAGAGCCATGCGGACAAGAGTCAGGGTCTTTGGGGTCCCATATTCCTACCTACATTCCTCATTCCACTCTTTAAACCCTCTCGTTTCTTCATCCCACCACATCCTCAACTTTGGGTGTGCAGAGACATTTGTTCTCCCTCCCAACTCTGTTCCTACAGTcagataaaatggttaaaaatccttgcggagggtggtggggaggcaggATATTAA